In one Alphaproteobacteria bacterium genomic region, the following are encoded:
- a CDS encoding CDGSH iron-sulfur domain-containing protein, whose translation MDEVVVAQKSPYATDVTAGEKYYWCTCGRSSKQPLCDGTHKETSFTPLAWEAPETKTVYFCGCKKTGKSPLCDGSHKDL comes from the coding sequence ATGGATGAAGTTGTAGTTGCCCAAAAATCTCCCTATGCGACAGACGTAACAGCCGGCGAAAAATATTACTGGTGCACTTGTGGCCGCAGCAGCAAGCAACCGCTGTGCGACGGCACGCACAAGGAAACCAGCTTTACGCCTTTGGCCTGGGAGGCCCCTGAGACCAAGACCGTCTATTTCTGTGGTTGCAAGAAGACCGGCAAGTCGCCGCTCTGCGACGGCAGCCACAAGGACCTCTAG
- a CDS encoding helix-turn-helix domain-containing protein translates to MNELAKPMTLPASPMGCPVDSLLRLLMGPWTTYILYTLQHQGPTRFGALRRLIPGISAKVLSERLKMLEHAGVIFREQKSSIPPQVTYGLTVRGEELRSVIDALEDVARRWAAEDAGGMIAATEAAAAE, encoded by the coding sequence ATGAACGAATTGGCCAAGCCCATGACCCTGCCGGCGAGTCCCATGGGGTGCCCGGTGGATTCGCTGCTGCGGTTGTTGATGGGGCCGTGGACGACCTACATCCTCTACACCCTGCAACACCAGGGACCGACGCGCTTCGGAGCGCTGCGGCGCCTGATCCCGGGCATCTCGGCCAAGGTGCTTTCCGAACGCCTGAAGATGCTGGAGCACGCCGGAGTCATTTTCCGCGAGCAAAAATCCAGCATCCCGCCCCAGGTCACTTATGGCCTGACCGTTCGGGGCGAGGAGTTGCGCTCCGTCATCGATGCTCTCGAAGATGTCGCCCGGCGCTGGGCCGCCGAGGATGCCGGCGGGATGATTGCCGCGACCGAAGCCGCCGCCGCCGAATAG
- a CDS encoding pyridoxamine 5'-phosphate oxidase family protein, with the protein MGKTFEALDERLIEFIEAQQVFFVASAPSGDAGHVNLSPKGLDALRVLDSHTVAYQDLAGSGAETIAHVRQNGRLTIMFCAFAGPPRILRLYGRGEVLEPTHADFGELAGRFPERLSTRTIIRLEVTRIGDSCGFGVPLYEFVEERDQLLRWAERKGPEGIAAFTQKHIATSIDGLPTLEALDSGD; encoded by the coding sequence ATGGGCAAGACATTCGAGGCCTTGGATGAACGGCTGATCGAATTCATCGAGGCGCAGCAGGTCTTCTTCGTGGCCAGCGCGCCTTCGGGCGATGCCGGCCATGTCAATCTCTCGCCCAAAGGCCTGGATGCACTACGCGTCCTCGACAGCCACACGGTGGCCTATCAGGATCTGGCCGGCAGCGGCGCCGAGACCATCGCCCATGTACGCCAGAACGGCCGCCTGACCATCATGTTCTGCGCTTTCGCCGGGCCGCCGCGTATCTTGAGACTCTACGGCCGCGGCGAAGTTCTGGAGCCCACGCACGCCGACTTCGGCGAACTCGCGGGACGCTTTCCCGAACGCCTAAGCACGCGAACGATCATTCGTCTCGAGGTGACACGGATCGGCGATTCCTGCGGCTTCGGCGTACCGCTTTACGAATTTGTGGAGGAGCGCGACCAGTTGCTGCGTTGGGCCGAACGCAAGGGCCCCGAGGGCATTGCCGCCTTCACGCAGAAACACATCGCCACCAGCATCGACGGCCTGCCGACCCTGGAAGCACTCGATTCCGGAGATTGA
- a CDS encoding GNAT family N-acetyltransferase, producing MSATIRWARPDDADHVVRLVKALAAYEHEPEESVRLSADDVRRDGFGEPPCFEVVLAEWESEVVGFVLFFPNYSTWEGRPGLYIEDLFVEDRARGHGLGRRLMAAVAKIAAARGCRRLDLNVLDWNPTRDFYLRLGGRHLAEWLPYRLDAAAIAALAATADEL from the coding sequence ATGAGCGCCACCATCCGCTGGGCCCGACCCGACGATGCCGACCACGTGGTGCGGCTGGTCAAGGCGCTGGCGGCCTACGAGCACGAGCCCGAGGAAAGCGTTCGCCTGAGCGCCGACGACGTGCGCCGCGACGGCTTCGGCGAACCTCCCTGTTTCGAGGTAGTATTGGCCGAGTGGGAGAGCGAGGTGGTGGGCTTCGTGCTGTTCTTCCCCAACTATTCGACCTGGGAGGGACGGCCGGGGCTCTACATCGAGGATCTTTTCGTCGAGGATCGCGCCCGCGGCCATGGACTCGGCCGCCGGCTGATGGCGGCAGTGGCGAAAATCGCTGCGGCCCGTGGCTGCCGGCGCCTCGATCTCAACGTGCTCGATTGGAACCCGACGCGGGATTTCTATCTCCGTCTGGGCGGACGGCATCTGGCCGAGTGGCTGCCTTACCGGCTCGACGCCGCCGCCATAGCTGCCCTGGCGGCAACGGCCGACGAACTCTGA
- a CDS encoding rhodanese-like domain-containing protein, with translation MITKGYKQLCAEAEAEIETLTVAQAVELIEDPEVEIIDIRDIRELWREGTVPGSVHAPRGMLEFWVDPESPYYRELFGSGKKFVFFCAGGLRSALATQQLQGMGLEPVAHIEGGFDAWKEAGAPMVEKERKPPK, from the coding sequence ATGATCACCAAGGGCTATAAACAACTCTGTGCCGAGGCCGAGGCCGAAATCGAGACCTTGACCGTGGCCCAGGCCGTCGAACTGATCGAGGATCCAGAGGTCGAGATCATCGACATCCGCGACATCCGCGAGCTCTGGCGCGAGGGCACCGTGCCGGGATCGGTTCATGCGCCGCGCGGCATGCTGGAGTTCTGGGTCGATCCCGAGAGTCCCTACTACCGCGAGCTCTTCGGCTCGGGCAAGAAGTTCGTCTTCTTCTGTGCCGGCGGCCTGCGCTCGGCCCTGGCCACGCAGCAGCTGCAGGGCATGGGCCTCGAGCCCGTGGCCCACATCGAGGGCGGCTTCGACGCCTGGAAGGAAGCCGGCGCGCCGATGGTCGAAAAGGAGCGCAAGCCGCCAAAATGA
- a CDS encoding DUF427 domain-containing protein encodes MSGNKGERRSAWAAHPDYRVGFEPTKKRVRVQFNGQTVADSSRARIMLETRHKPVYYLPRADVAMEFAQRSDHESFCPFKGQASYWTLVVDGRSSENAMWSYEQPFAEVAGIRDYMAFYGDRVDALCVGDERVGW; translated from the coding sequence ATGAGCGGCAACAAAGGCGAACGCCGGTCGGCTTGGGCCGCGCATCCCGACTACCGCGTCGGCTTCGAGCCCACGAAAAAGCGCGTGCGCGTCCAATTCAACGGCCAGACCGTGGCCGACAGCAGCCGTGCCCGCATCATGTTGGAAACCCGGCACAAGCCGGTTTACTACCTGCCGCGGGCCGACGTAGCTATGGAGTTCGCCCAGCGCAGCGATCACGAGAGCTTCTGCCCCTTCAAGGGCCAGGCCTCGTACTGGACGCTGGTGGTCGACGGGCGGAGTAGCGAAAACGCCATGTGGAGCTACGAGCAGCCCTTCGCCGAGGTCGCCGGCATTCGCGACTACATGGCCTTTTACGGGGATCGCGTGGATGCTCTCTGCGTCGGCGACGAGAGGGTCGGGTGGTAG
- a CDS encoding adenylyl-sulfate kinase — translation MIWITGLSGAGKSTIANEIARQLRAAGTTVLLIDGDTVRQAYADAPLGHDREGRLENAYRVGELARQATKRGETAVVATMSLFHRIHYWNRKNLPGYFEVFLKVDLETLRRRDPKDLYLRADSGQEENVVGLDIAVEEPQIAHLVIDNNENREDVGEIAATIIAAADAAPAERE, via the coding sequence GTGATTTGGATCACTGGACTTTCGGGCGCCGGCAAAAGCACCATAGCGAACGAGATCGCGCGGCAATTGCGCGCCGCCGGTACGACGGTCTTGCTGATCGACGGCGACACCGTGCGCCAAGCCTATGCCGATGCACCGCTCGGTCACGACCGCGAAGGCCGTCTGGAAAACGCCTACCGGGTCGGTGAACTAGCCCGCCAAGCGACAAAGCGCGGCGAGACAGCGGTGGTCGCCACCATGTCGCTCTTCCACCGCATCCACTACTGGAACCGCAAAAACCTGCCCGGCTACTTCGAGGTCTTTCTCAAAGTCGACCTCGAGACGCTGCGCCGGCGCGACCCCAAGGACCTCTACCTGCGCGCCGACAGTGGCCAGGAGGAGAACGTGGTCGGCCTCGACATCGCCGTCGAGGAGCCGCAAATCGCGCATCTGGTGATCGACAACAACGAAAACCGCGAAGACGTCGGCGAAATCGCCGCCACCATCATCGCCGCGGCGGACGCCGCGCCGGCCGAACGGGAATAG
- a CDS encoding phosphocholine cytidylyltransferase family protein, protein MIGIILAAGRGSRMGSLTDNQPKCLTELAGRSLLDWQLTALGAAGIEQIVVVRGYYREALSGPGYDVRDNERWADSNMVVTLTAADDVLRRDDCLVSYSDIVYHPDAVCALAADRHDVAIAYDRHWQALWQGRFEDPLADAEIFRQRRGRLLEIGARTARADEIEGQYMGLLKFTPAGWQGVSELLAGLAEAERDRLDMTALLSRLLAAGTAIGAVAVEGSWCEVDSETDLRFYQEKIAAAEAWSHDWRW, encoded by the coding sequence ATGATCGGCATCATCCTGGCCGCCGGCCGCGGCTCGCGCATGGGATCATTGACCGACAACCAGCCCAAGTGCCTGACCGAGCTGGCCGGCCGCAGCTTGTTGGATTGGCAATTGACCGCGCTGGGCGCCGCCGGCATCGAGCAAATCGTGGTAGTGCGCGGCTACTACCGCGAGGCACTTTCGGGGCCCGGCTACGATGTGCGGGACAACGAACGCTGGGCCGATAGCAACATGGTGGTGACATTGACCGCCGCCGACGACGTGCTGCGGCGCGACGATTGCCTGGTCTCCTATTCCGACATCGTCTACCACCCCGACGCCGTGTGCGCCCTGGCCGCGGATCGCCACGATGTGGCCATCGCTTACGATCGCCACTGGCAGGCACTTTGGCAAGGGCGCTTCGAAGATCCCCTGGCCGATGCCGAAATTTTTCGCCAGCGCCGCGGGCGGCTTCTCGAGATCGGCGCCCGCACCGCCCGCGCCGACGAGATCGAGGGCCAGTACATGGGGCTCTTGAAGTTCACGCCGGCGGGCTGGCAGGGGGTGAGCGAGCTCTTGGCCGGCCTGGCCGAGGCCGAGCGCGACCGCCTCGACATGACGGCCCTGCTGTCGCGCTTGCTGGCGGCCGGCACGGCTATCGGCGCGGTGGCGGTCGAGGGCTCCTGGTGCGAGGTCGACAGTGAAACCGACCTCAGGTTCTACCAGGAAAAAATCGCCGCCGCCGAGGCCTGGAGCCACGACTGGCGATGGTAG
- a CDS encoding gamma-glutamyl-gamma-aminobutyrate hydrolase family protein (Members of this family of hydrolases with an active site Cys residue belong to MEROPS family C26.), with protein MVKTRRLGLSMRTSDAVAYVEERDALARDWLAFMAAVLPEAAWLPLPNAGTQASEFIRDWELDGLILTGGDDIGAAPARDTTERALFKHAWQAHLPLFGVCRGMQFVQSVLGGPLGDCRREEHVAQRHQVSLVAQPCPGLPAMTEVNSFHTVGIRAETLAPPLEALAVTADGWVEACHCPERPLIAVMWHPEREAQPADLDRALVRHLFGLGGN; from the coding sequence ATGGTCAAAACCCGACGCCTCGGCCTCAGCATGCGCACCTCTGACGCCGTCGCTTACGTCGAGGAACGCGACGCCCTGGCCCGCGACTGGCTCGCCTTCATGGCCGCGGTGCTGCCCGAGGCAGCCTGGCTGCCGCTGCCCAACGCCGGCACCCAGGCCAGCGAGTTCATCCGCGACTGGGAGCTCGACGGTCTGATCCTCACCGGCGGCGACGATATCGGCGCGGCGCCGGCGCGCGACACCACCGAACGGGCGCTTTTCAAGCACGCCTGGCAGGCCCACCTGCCGTTGTTTGGCGTCTGCCGCGGCATGCAGTTCGTGCAGAGCGTCCTGGGCGGGCCGCTGGGAGACTGCCGGCGCGAGGAACACGTGGCCCAGCGCCACCAGGTATCCCTTGTGGCCCAACCCTGCCCCGGACTGCCGGCCATGACCGAGGTCAATTCCTTCCACACCGTGGGCATCAGGGCCGAGACCCTGGCGCCGCCGCTGGAGGCCCTGGCCGTTACCGCCGACGGCTGGGTCGAGGCCTGTCATTGCCCCGAGCGGCCGCTGATCGCGGTGATGTGGCACCCGGAGCGCGAGGCCCAGCCGGCCGATCTCGACCGCGCCCTGGTGCGCCACCTGTTCGGGCTGGGCGGCAATTGA